One Bos javanicus breed banteng chromosome 9, ARS-OSU_banteng_1.0, whole genome shotgun sequence DNA window includes the following coding sequences:
- the OLIG3 gene encoding oligodendrocyte transcription factor 3 translates to MNSDSSSVSSRASSPDMDEMYLRDHHHRHHHHQESRLNSVSSTQGDIVQKMPGESLSRAGAKAAGESSKYKIKKQLSEQDLQQLRLKINGRERKRMHDLNLAMDGLREVMPYAHGPSVRKLSKIATLLLARNYILMLTSSLEEMKRLVGEIYGGHHSAFHCGTVGHSAGHPAHAANAVHPVHPILGGALSSGNASSPLSAASLPAIGTIRPPHSLLKAPSTPPALQLGSGFQHWAGLPCPCTICQMPPPPHLSALSTANMARLSAESKDLLK, encoded by the coding sequence ATGAATTCTGATTCAAGCTCTGTCTCCAGCAGAGCTTCATCTCCGGACATGGATGAGATGTATCTGAGGgaccaccaccaccgccatcaccaccaccaggagAGCCGCCTCAACTCGGTCTCGTCCACGCAGGGCGACATAGTGCAGAAGATGCCAGGGGAAAGCCTCTCGCGGGCCGGCGCCAAGGCCGCGGGCGAGAGCAGCAAGTACAAAATCAAGAAGCAGCTGTCGGAGCAGGACCTCCAGCAGTTGAGACTGAAGATCAACGGACGCGAGCGCAAGCGGATGCACGACCTGAACCTAGCCATGGACGGGCTGCGCGAGGTCATGCCGTACGCACACGGGCCCTCGGTGCGCAAACTCTCCAAGATCGCCACTCTCCTACTGGCCAGAAACTACATCCTCATGCTCACCAGCTCCTTGGAGGAGATGAAGAGGTTGGTTGGTGAGATCTATGGGGGCCACCACTCGGCCTTCCACTGCGGGACCGTGGGCCACTCGGCCGGCCACCCAGCGCACGCCGCCAACGCCGTGCACCCTGTGCATCCCATCCTGGGCGGCGCGCTCTCCTCTGGCAACGCCTCGTCCCCTCTGTCCGCTGCCTCGCTGCCCGCCATCGGCACCATCCGGCCTCCCCACTCGCTGCTCAAGGCGCCGTCCACGCCTCCCGCGCTGCAGCTGGGCAGCGGCTTCCAGCACTGGGCCGGGCTGCCCTGCCCCTGCACCATCTGCCAgatgccgccgccgccgcacctGTCCGCTCTGTCCACCGCCAACATGGCCAGGCTGTCTGCCGAGTCCAAGGACTTGCTCAAGTGA